The DNA region AACTCAAAGCCCGCCCAGACGGCCAGCATCCAGGTGGCCAGTGAAAAAGAAACGCAAGCCAGCATGAACAAGGGGCGGCCTTGGTCGAACATGACCAGTGTTTCCAGACTGAAGATCGAGAAGGTTGTCAATCCTCCACAGAACCCGCCCATCACGGCCGCCTGCATCCTCGGGGTGGCCACCATGCCTGACTGGGCATGCACCAGGGCCATACAGGCACCGATCACCATGCAGCCGATGGCGTTGGCCAGCAGGGTCGGCCAGGGCCAGGCACCGTCCTGGACGGCCGGAAACGGCAGAATCAGCAGGTAGCGCAGCGTACCGCCGATCAGGCTGCCCAGCCCAACCAGCAAGGTCAGCACCCCGTCTTCCCGTTTCAGCATGGTTCACTCATAAAAACAGTTGTCGTCCGA from Wenzhouxiangella sp. AB-CW3 includes:
- a CDS encoding fluoride efflux transporter FluC; protein product: MLKREDGVLTLLVGLGSLIGGTLRYLLILPFPAVQDGAWPWPTLLANAIGCMVIGACMALVHAQSGMVATPRMQAAVMGGFCGGLTTFSIFSLETLVMFDQGRPLFMLACVSFSLATWMLAVWAGFELTRRTVQRCKEYE